A window of Micromonospora eburnea genomic DNA:
GGCGCGGGCGGGTCGTCGTGGCCGCGTTCGGGCGCTCGCCCGGCCGGCGGCTCGACCGGATGGGTCACCCCCGTCCGGCGGGGGTGCTTGGCGGACGCCGGCTGTTCGTGGTGACCCGGCCGGCAGGGCTCGCCCTGGGCGCAGCCGTGCTCGGCCTCCCCGTGCGCCATCCCGGTCTCCTCACGTTCACCCTCGGCCGTCAGGCGGTCGCCCCGGCGTGCCACCTCACACCGTACTGGCCGGGTCCGACGGACTGTCCAGCGCGTACCGGGTCGGCCGGCCACCAGACGGACCGCGGCTAGCGGGCGGCGTCCAGGTCGGCGCGGGTGACCAGGGCACGCAGCGTGACCCCCTGCGCCGCCCGCGCCGCCCTCGGCCCGGTCCAGCAGAACCGGATCGGCCTCGAACCGATACTCGTCGGCGATCCGGCCGGACCGGAGCACGAATTGGCCGGTGAGCCGGCAGGTGGCGGCGAGGTCCCGGGCGAGATCGGCACGGGCGTTGCGGGTATCGGCCACGGGAGGTCATTCTCACCGATCGTTGGTGGGCGCACCCCGCTGCGCCGTGCCGGCCCACACCTGACCCCCTCGGTGTGGAGGCGCTGGTCACGGCATGTCAGGCTGAAGCGGTGAGTGAACCGGGCGGAACCGATTTGTCGGCCACACTGCGCCGGATCGAACGGGCGGCGGGCGCGCTGGCCACCGCCAGCGTGGCGCGGATGGACGAGGCCCTTCCCTGGTTCCGGGAGCTGCCGGCGGACCAGCGGGCCTGGGTCATGCTGGTCGCCCAGGCCGGTGTCCGGTCGCTGGTGCAGTGGTTGCGCCAGGGCGGCGGCGCGACCGACAGCAGCCAGGAGGTGTCCGACGAGGTCTTCGCCGCCGCGCCGCAGGCCCTGGCCCGCTCGATCAGCCTCCAGCAGACCGTGGCGCTGATCAAGGTCACCATCGAGGTGGTCGAGGAACAGGTGGCGCACCTGGCCGCCGAGGGCGAGGAGCAGCCGCTGCGGGAGGCCGTGCTGCGGTTCTCCCGGGAGATCGCGTTCGCCGCCGCCCGGGTGTACGCCCGCGCCGCCGAGTCGCGTGGCTCGTGGGACGCCCGGCTTCAGGCGTTGCTGGTGGACGCGTTGCTGCGCGGCGACTCGCCGGACGTGCTGGCCAGCCGGGCGGCGGCGCTGGGCTGGACGGACGCGCCGCCGGTGGCGGTGGCGGTGGGCCGATCGCCCGGCGGTGAGGTGGCCGCCGTGCTGCACACCGTCTACCGGCAGGCCCGCCGGATCGGGGTCGAGGTGATCGGCGGCGTGCACGGCGACCGGCTGGTCATCGTGCTGGGCGGGGCGGCCGACCCGTTGGGGGCCACCGACAAGCTGCTTCCCGCGTTCGGGGACGGGCCGGTGGTGGTCGGTCCGGCCGTACCCAGCCTGGACGAGGCGACGGACTCGGCGCGGGCCGCGCTGGCCGGGTTCCGTGCGGCGCCGGCCTGGCCGACCGCGCCCCGCCCGGTGCCCGCCGCCGACCTGCTGCCCGAGCGGGCCCTGGCCGGCGACGCCGAGGCCCGCCGCCGGCTGCGGCACGACGTGTACGCGGTGCTGGCCCGCGCCGGTGGCGAACTGCTGGAGACGCTGGACGCCTTCTTCGCCGCGGGCGGGACGCTGGAGAGCGCCGCCCGGGCGCTGTACGTGCACCCGAACACGGTGCGTTACCGGCTCAAGCGGGTCGCCGAGGTGACCGGCTTCTCACCGCTGGTCCCCCGGGACGCGTTCGCGCTTCAGGTGGCGTTGACCGTGGGGCGCCTCGACCCGGTGGCCCCGGGGGTCGCACCCGTCCCGAGTCAGACAATGACCGCAGGGGCCCGAAAATCATCCCAGACAGGCGATGACCGTCGCCGATTTTTGTAGGGTTCCTCCAAAGCTCCTAGTACGGCTTGGTGCCATGCGTTACAGCGCGACCCGCGAGTATCCGTCAGAGTCGTAGACGTGCTCGCCGTACTCTCACCTGGCCAGGGTTCCCAGAAACCCGGCTTCCTGACTCCCTGGCTCGCCCTGCCGGGTGCCGAGGCCCGCCTGCGCTGGTGGTCGGCGCTGGCCGGAGTCGACCTGGTCCACCTCGGCACCGAGGCGGACGCCGAGGAGATCAAGGACACCGCCCGCACGCAGCCGCTGCTCGTCGCGGCCGCGCTGCTCGCCGCCGAGCACCTGCCGATGCACGACGTCGCGCTGGTCGCCGGACACAGCGTGGGCGAACTGGGCGCCGCCGCCCTGGCCGGGGTGCTCCCCGCCGAGGCGGCCGTCACCCTCGCCGGCATACGCGGCCGGGAGATGGCCGCCGCCTGCGCGCTGGAGCCGACCGGGATGGCCGCCGTGCTCGGCGGCGACCCGGACGAGGTACTCGCCGCCATCGCGGCCCACGGGCTGCACCCGGCCAACCGCAACGGCAGCGGCCAGGTCGTCGCCGCCGGTGCGGTGGCCGGCCTGGAGAAGCTCGCCGCCGAGCCGCCGGCACGGGCCCGGATCACCCGGCTCCAGGTGGCCGGTGCCTTCCACACCCCGTACATGGCCCCGGCCGAGGCCGCCCTGGCCTCCGTCGCCGCCGGCATCACCCCGTCCGACCCGGCCCGGATCCTGCTGTCCAACCTTGACGGCTCGGCGGTCAACCACGGCCGGGAGATGGTGCAGCGGCTGGTCCGCCAGGTGACCGCCCCGGTCCGCTGGGACCTGTGCATGCGTACCCTGGCCGACCTCGGGGTGACCGGCGTGGTCGAGCTGCCGCCGGCCGGCACCCTGGCCGGCCTGGTGAAGCGGGAGCTCAAGGGCGAGGGGCTGCCGGAGATCGTCACCCTGAAGACCCCCGACGACCTGCCCGCCGCGCAGGACCTGATCGCCCGGCACAGCGGCCTGAGCGGCCACGAGCCGGTGATCCAGTTCCGGGTGGTGGTCGCCCCCGCAGCCGGGACCTTCGCGCCGCTGGCCGAGCTGGCCGAGGGCGTCGACCTGCACGCCGGCCAGGTCATCGGCCACATCGCCACCCGGCAGGGGCCGGTCGAGGTGACCGCGCACGGCAGCGGGCTGCTCACCGAGTGGCTCGCCCACCACGACGACCCGGTCGCCCCGGGCCAGCCCCTTGCCCGGATCGGAGGACAGCACTGATGTCCAGCAGCAAAA
This region includes:
- a CDS encoding PucR family transcriptional regulator encodes the protein MSEPGGTDLSATLRRIERAAGALATASVARMDEALPWFRELPADQRAWVMLVAQAGVRSLVQWLRQGGGATDSSQEVSDEVFAAAPQALARSISLQQTVALIKVTIEVVEEQVAHLAAEGEEQPLREAVLRFSREIAFAAARVYARAAESRGSWDARLQALLVDALLRGDSPDVLASRAAALGWTDAPPVAVAVGRSPGGEVAAVLHTVYRQARRIGVEVIGGVHGDRLVIVLGGAADPLGATDKLLPAFGDGPVVVGPAVPSLDEATDSARAALAGFRAAPAWPTAPRPVPAADLLPERALAGDAEARRRLRHDVYAVLARAGGELLETLDAFFAAGGTLESAARALYVHPNTVRYRLKRVAEVTGFSPLVPRDAFALQVALTVGRLDPVAPGVAPVPSQTMTAGARKSSQTGDDRRRFL
- a CDS encoding acyltransferase domain-containing protein, which codes for MLAVLSPGQGSQKPGFLTPWLALPGAEARLRWWSALAGVDLVHLGTEADAEEIKDTARTQPLLVAAALLAAEHLPMHDVALVAGHSVGELGAAALAGVLPAEAAVTLAGIRGREMAAACALEPTGMAAVLGGDPDEVLAAIAAHGLHPANRNGSGQVVAAGAVAGLEKLAAEPPARARITRLQVAGAFHTPYMAPAEAALASVAAGITPSDPARILLSNLDGSAVNHGREMVQRLVRQVTAPVRWDLCMRTLADLGVTGVVELPPAGTLAGLVKRELKGEGLPEIVTLKTPDDLPAAQDLIARHSGLSGHEPVIQFRVVVAPAAGTFAPLAELAEGVDLHAGQVIGHIATRQGPVEVTAHGSGLLTEWLAHHDDPVAPGQPLARIGGQH